The Apodemus sylvaticus chromosome 5, mApoSyl1.1, whole genome shotgun sequence genome has a segment encoding these proteins:
- the LOC127684511 gene encoding olfactory receptor 4F3/4F16/4F29 isoform X1 codes for MFQKNHTVVSEFVFLGLTHTWEIQLLLLVFSSVLYILSMTGNILIVFSVTIDPHLHSPMYFLLAGLSFIDVVACSVTSPKMVYDLFRKHKVISFGGCITQIFFIHLVGGVEMVLLVAMAFDRYMAICKPLHYLTVMSPRVCVLFLAAAWGLGISHSLFQLAFLIDLPFCGPNVLDSFYCDLPRLLRLACRDTYKLQFMVTINSGFICVGSFLLLLISYIFILFSVWKHSSGGSSKALSTLSAHITVVFLFFGPTLFIYTWPHPHSQIDKFLALFDAVLTPFLNPVIYTFRNKEMKVAIKRVFKTLLILRNIS; via the exons ATGTTTCAAA AGAACCACACAGTGGTGTCtgaatttgtttttctgggaCTCACCCACACATGGGAGattcagctcctcctccttgtgTTCTCCTCTGTGCTGTACATATTAAGCATGACTGGTAACATCCTCATTGTATTCTCTGTGACCATTGACCCTCACTTACATTCACCTATGTACTTCCTACTAGCAGGCCTCTCCTTCATTGATGTGGTAGCCTGTTCTGTTACTTCCCCCAAGATGGTTTATGACTTGTTTAGAAAGCACAAAGTCATCTCCTTTGGAGGCTGCATCACTCAGATCTTCTTTATTCATTTAGTTGGTGGAGTGGAGATGGTGCTACTCGTGGCCATGGCATTTGACAGATACATGGCCATATGTAAGCCTCTGCACTACCTGACCGTCATGAGCCCACGagtgtgtgttttatttctggCTGCTGCTTGGGGCCTGGGCATTAGTCACTCATTGTTCCAGCTGGCTTTTCTTATTGACTTACCCTTCTGTGGCCCAAATGTCCTGGACAGCTTTTACTGTGACCTTCCTAGACTTCTCAGATTGGCCTGCAGAGACACCTACAAGTTGCAGTTCATGGTTACTATCAACAGTGGGTTCATCTGTGTTGGCTCTTTCTTGTTGCTTCTTATCTCTTACATCTTCATCTTGTTCAGCGTCTGGAAACATTCATCAGGTGGGTCATCCAAAGCCCTCTCCACTCTGTCAGCTCACATCACTgtggtgtttcttttctttggtccCACTCTGTTTATCTATACATGGCCCCACCCTCACTCCCAGATAGACAAATTTCTTGCTCTTTTTGATGCAGTTCTTACTCCTTTTCTGAACCCAGTCATCTACACATTCAGAAATAAAGAGATGAAGGTAGCGATAAAGAGAGTTTTCAAAACATTATTAATTTTGAGAAACATTTCATAA
- the LOC127684511 gene encoding olfactory receptor 4F3/4F16/4F29 isoform X2 — MDGENHTVVSEFVFLGLTHTWEIQLLLLVFSSVLYILSMTGNILIVFSVTIDPHLHSPMYFLLAGLSFIDVVACSVTSPKMVYDLFRKHKVISFGGCITQIFFIHLVGGVEMVLLVAMAFDRYMAICKPLHYLTVMSPRVCVLFLAAAWGLGISHSLFQLAFLIDLPFCGPNVLDSFYCDLPRLLRLACRDTYKLQFMVTINSGFICVGSFLLLLISYIFILFSVWKHSSGGSSKALSTLSAHITVVFLFFGPTLFIYTWPHPHSQIDKFLALFDAVLTPFLNPVIYTFRNKEMKVAIKRVFKTLLILRNIS, encoded by the coding sequence ATGGATGGAGAGAACCACACAGTGGTGTCtgaatttgtttttctgggaCTCACCCACACATGGGAGattcagctcctcctccttgtgTTCTCCTCTGTGCTGTACATATTAAGCATGACTGGTAACATCCTCATTGTATTCTCTGTGACCATTGACCCTCACTTACATTCACCTATGTACTTCCTACTAGCAGGCCTCTCCTTCATTGATGTGGTAGCCTGTTCTGTTACTTCCCCCAAGATGGTTTATGACTTGTTTAGAAAGCACAAAGTCATCTCCTTTGGAGGCTGCATCACTCAGATCTTCTTTATTCATTTAGTTGGTGGAGTGGAGATGGTGCTACTCGTGGCCATGGCATTTGACAGATACATGGCCATATGTAAGCCTCTGCACTACCTGACCGTCATGAGCCCACGagtgtgtgttttatttctggCTGCTGCTTGGGGCCTGGGCATTAGTCACTCATTGTTCCAGCTGGCTTTTCTTATTGACTTACCCTTCTGTGGCCCAAATGTCCTGGACAGCTTTTACTGTGACCTTCCTAGACTTCTCAGATTGGCCTGCAGAGACACCTACAAGTTGCAGTTCATGGTTACTATCAACAGTGGGTTCATCTGTGTTGGCTCTTTCTTGTTGCTTCTTATCTCTTACATCTTCATCTTGTTCAGCGTCTGGAAACATTCATCAGGTGGGTCATCCAAAGCCCTCTCCACTCTGTCAGCTCACATCACTgtggtgtttcttttctttggtccCACTCTGTTTATCTATACATGGCCCCACCCTCACTCCCAGATAGACAAATTTCTTGCTCTTTTTGATGCAGTTCTTACTCCTTTTCTGAACCCAGTCATCTACACATTCAGAAATAAAGAGATGAAGGTAGCGATAAAGAGAGTTTTCAAAACATTATTAATTTTGAGAAACATTTCATAA